The proteins below come from a single Paraburkholderia flagellata genomic window:
- a CDS encoding purine-cytosine permease family protein: protein MSDNSITQIETFGFERIPDASRYARPIDLFRLLFGGCNTFSTSVLGSFPVLVGLSFKAGLWSIVLGVLAGTCILAPMSLFGPRNGTSDPVSSGAHFGIHGRIVGSFLALLTSIAFFALAVWSSGDALVGGAHNMVGVPVNTWTLGSAYMVFAVLVVVVCIYGFRFMLWVNKIAVWAASLMFVVGAFAFAGAFDPRYAGTLHEGGAGFWVAFVSAVLVALSNPVSFASTLGDWARYIPQHTPRRRVMGAVFAAQIATFVPFFFGLVTATLIATKAPSYIASNDYVGGLLAVSPRWFLLPTCLIAIIGGMSTGTTALYGTGLDMSSMFPRLLNRVRATMLIGTLAIGFIFVGRFAFNLVESVSTFSTLICTFSCPWMAIMVIGFITRRGHYLGDDLQVFNRGGRGGHYWFTRGWNLRAMGAWLPAAFLGLSFVNLPGQFVGPLGSLAGGLDLSVPVSLAVGGMIYVVLLMIFPEPDAVYGREGRRFVRGGARGYAVAPVHAPRMREEQTASAVRELQRSPEYAE, encoded by the coding sequence ATGAGCGACAACAGCATTACCCAGATCGAAACATTCGGTTTCGAACGCATTCCCGATGCATCGCGCTACGCGCGGCCCATCGATCTTTTCAGGCTGCTGTTCGGCGGCTGCAATACCTTCTCCACGTCGGTGCTGGGCAGTTTTCCGGTGCTGGTGGGCCTCTCGTTCAAGGCAGGTCTGTGGTCCATCGTGCTTGGCGTGCTGGCCGGCACTTGCATTCTCGCGCCCATGAGCCTGTTTGGTCCGCGCAATGGCACGAGCGATCCGGTTTCGTCGGGTGCGCACTTCGGCATTCACGGGCGGATCGTGGGCTCGTTCCTCGCGCTGCTGACGTCGATCGCGTTCTTCGCGCTCGCCGTATGGAGTTCGGGCGATGCGCTCGTCGGCGGCGCGCACAACATGGTCGGCGTGCCGGTCAACACCTGGACGCTCGGCTCGGCCTACATGGTGTTCGCCGTGCTCGTGGTGGTGGTGTGCATCTACGGCTTTCGCTTCATGCTGTGGGTGAACAAGATTGCCGTGTGGGCCGCGAGTCTCATGTTCGTGGTAGGCGCCTTCGCGTTCGCGGGCGCGTTCGATCCGCGCTACGCCGGCACGCTGCACGAGGGCGGCGCGGGCTTCTGGGTGGCGTTCGTGAGCGCCGTGCTCGTTGCGTTGAGCAATCCGGTGTCGTTCGCCTCGACGCTCGGCGACTGGGCGCGCTACATTCCGCAGCACACGCCGCGTCGCCGCGTGATGGGCGCTGTATTTGCCGCACAGATCGCCACGTTCGTGCCGTTCTTCTTCGGCCTCGTCACGGCCACGCTCATCGCGACGAAGGCGCCGAGCTATATCGCCTCGAACGATTATGTGGGCGGGCTGCTGGCCGTGTCGCCGCGCTGGTTCCTGCTGCCTACGTGCCTCATTGCGATCATCGGCGGCATGTCGACGGGCACGACCGCGTTGTACGGTACCGGCCTCGACATGTCAAGCATGTTCCCGAGGCTCCTGAACCGCGTGCGCGCGACCATGCTGATCGGCACGCTGGCTATCGGCTTCATCTTCGTCGGCCGCTTCGCGTTCAATCTCGTGGAAAGCGTCTCGACGTTCTCCACGCTGATCTGCACGTTCAGCTGCCCGTGGATGGCGATCATGGTGATCGGCTTCATCACGCGCCGCGGCCACTATCTCGGCGACGACCTCCAGGTCTTCAATCGTGGCGGGCGCGGCGGGCACTACTGGTTCACGCGCGGCTGGAATCTGCGCGCGATGGGCGCCTGGTTGCCGGCGGCGTTCCTGGGTCTTTCGTTCGTGAATCTGCCGGGGCAATTCGTCGGTCCGCTGGGATCGCTCGCGGGTGGGCTCGACCTGAGCGTACCGGTTTCGCTGGCGGTGGGCGGCATGATCTATGTCGTACTGCTCATGATCTTCCCCGAGCCGGATGCCGTGTATGGCAGGGAAGGCCGCCGTTTCGTGCGCGGCGGCGCGCGCGGGTATGCCGTTGCGCCGGTTCATGCTCCACGCATGCGCGAAGAGCAGACTGCGAGCGCGGTGCGCGAGCTGCAACGCAGCCCGGAGTATGCCGAGTAA
- a CDS encoding LysR family transcriptional regulator, with protein sequence MFSNTSDLDLRLIRVFLAVVDARGITAAEATLGVRQSTISTQLSALEARVGFKLCERGRGGFRLTSKGERFVPSARALVAATTDFVARVRDIDRKLVGTLGIGLIGQASHVENARLAEAIGAFRKRDQAVRFTMKVAAPQELEESLVNNQLDIAIGYFWHRVAGLEYTELFSERQVLCCGRGHALFHSAPHVNVDDLREHDWVWRSYPIPEELAGIGDRQVTAIADSIDAATVLILSGSHIGYLPAHHAEPFEQRGLIRALGRTTFGFDVPMHLAVKRSAAEKPIVRAFCDDLLNVYGQHAAAPESLVE encoded by the coding sequence ATGTTCTCCAATACCTCCGATCTCGACCTGCGACTCATCCGCGTCTTTCTCGCCGTGGTGGATGCGCGCGGCATCACGGCGGCCGAAGCGACGCTAGGCGTGCGGCAATCCACCATCAGCACGCAGCTTTCCGCGCTCGAGGCCCGCGTGGGCTTCAAGCTCTGCGAGCGCGGGCGCGGCGGCTTTCGCCTCACGTCAAAGGGCGAACGCTTCGTGCCATCGGCGCGTGCGCTAGTTGCGGCCACAACCGATTTTGTCGCACGCGTACGCGACATCGACCGCAAACTCGTGGGCACGCTCGGCATCGGTCTCATCGGGCAGGCTTCGCATGTCGAGAATGCGCGGCTCGCGGAGGCAATAGGCGCATTTCGCAAACGCGATCAGGCCGTACGCTTCACGATGAAGGTCGCGGCGCCGCAGGAACTCGAGGAAAGTCTTGTCAACAACCAGCTCGACATTGCAATCGGTTACTTCTGGCATCGCGTGGCGGGCCTCGAATACACCGAGCTGTTCAGCGAGCGCCAGGTGCTGTGCTGCGGGCGTGGACATGCGCTTTTCCATAGTGCGCCGCACGTCAACGTGGACGACCTGCGCGAGCACGACTGGGTCTGGCGCAGCTATCCAATCCCGGAGGAGCTTGCGGGTATCGGCGACCGGCAGGTGACGGCTATCGCCGACAGCATCGACGCGGCCACGGTCCTGATCCTCTCGGGCAGCCATATCGGCTATCTGCCCGCGCATCACGCCGAGCCGTTCGAGCAGCGCGGCCTGATCCGGGCGCTCGGGCGCACCACGTTCGGCTTCGACGTGCCGATGCATTTGGCCGTCAAGCGCAGTGCCGCGGAAAAGCCCATCGTGCGCGCGTTCTGCGACGATCTGCTCAACGTCTATGGGCAACATGCCGCAGCGCCCGAATCGCTGGTGGAATGA
- a CDS encoding NAD(P)/FAD-dependent oxidoreductase, which translates to MSTPAEVEVESRPPFTLSVQEALSRTRFFPYWLDNPAEPPTEPRLTASVEADLLIVGGGFTGLWAAVQAKEQMPHLNVVLIEAGKVAHGASGRAGGIISTSVMHGLPNAVRVFPNDIAQLEAFGHHNLDGFEETLKRYGIDADIEWNGEMTVAVDPEHIEHLQGDYELHKRYGHDVVLLDGEATREQLDSPLFAGALWSRNRSGIVHPAKLAWGLKRAALSLGVKLYEHTPLIDVIDEGQTVYVKTPEGSVRAPRVVFGSGTAKVGIPDINRRVLQVRDHVLATEPLTDEQLARIGWKNRQGIYDTRTQLNYFRLTKNNNIIFGGLVSYHFDGAPNPPQDEKAETYYRLAQAFYRTFPQLADVRFSHAWGGPIDYCSRGSVFAKRYLNDKAVFVAGYTGFGVAASRFGAFMGLNILFDRESPERALDIANQSPTYIPPEPVRWLAAKVTFHAFDGADAEGGWKRAWIKGIKAMGFPM; encoded by the coding sequence ATGAGTACCCCTGCAGAAGTTGAAGTCGAATCGCGTCCGCCCTTCACGCTCAGCGTGCAAGAAGCGCTTTCGCGCACGCGGTTCTTTCCGTATTGGCTCGACAACCCCGCCGAACCGCCGACCGAACCCAGGCTCACCGCCAGCGTAGAGGCCGATCTGCTGATCGTCGGCGGCGGCTTCACGGGGCTCTGGGCCGCGGTGCAGGCCAAGGAGCAGATGCCGCATCTGAACGTCGTGCTGATCGAGGCGGGCAAGGTCGCGCACGGTGCGTCGGGCCGTGCGGGCGGCATCATCTCGACTTCGGTGATGCATGGCTTGCCCAACGCCGTACGGGTATTCCCCAACGACATTGCGCAGCTCGAAGCATTCGGCCATCACAATCTCGACGGCTTCGAGGAAACACTCAAGCGCTACGGCATCGACGCCGACATCGAATGGAACGGCGAAATGACCGTCGCGGTCGATCCCGAGCATATCGAGCATTTGCAGGGCGACTACGAGCTTCACAAACGCTACGGGCACGACGTCGTTCTGCTCGATGGCGAAGCGACGCGCGAGCAACTGGACTCGCCGTTGTTCGCGGGCGCGCTGTGGTCACGCAATCGCAGTGGCATCGTGCATCCGGCCAAGCTTGCATGGGGTCTGAAGCGCGCGGCGCTTTCGCTCGGCGTGAAGCTTTACGAGCACACGCCGCTCATCGATGTCATCGACGAAGGCCAGACCGTGTACGTGAAGACGCCCGAGGGCAGCGTGCGCGCGCCGCGCGTGGTGTTCGGTAGCGGTACGGCAAAGGTTGGCATTCCTGATATCAACCGGCGCGTGCTGCAGGTGCGCGACCACGTGCTCGCCACCGAACCGCTCACCGATGAGCAACTCGCGCGTATCGGCTGGAAGAATCGCCAGGGCATTTACGACACGCGCACGCAGCTCAATTACTTCCGCCTCACGAAGAACAACAACATCATCTTCGGCGGTCTCGTGAGCTATCACTTCGACGGCGCGCCGAACCCCCCGCAGGACGAGAAGGCCGAGACCTACTATCGGCTCGCGCAAGCGTTCTACCGCACCTTCCCGCAGCTAGCCGACGTGCGCTTCTCGCATGCGTGGGGCGGCCCGATCGACTACTGCTCGCGCGGCTCCGTGTTCGCGAAGCGCTATCTGAACGACAAGGCCGTTTTCGTGGCGGGTTACACGGGCTTTGGCGTAGCGGCGAGCCGCTTCGGCGCCTTCATGGGCCTGAACATCCTGTTCGATCGCGAGAGCCCCGAGCGTGCGCTCGATATCGCCAACCAGAGCCCCACGTATATTCCGCCGGAGCCGGTGCGCTGGCTGGCCGCCAAGGTCACGTTCCATGCGTTCGACGGCGCCGACGCCGAAGGCGGCTGGAAGCGCGCATGGATCAAGGGTATCAAGGCGATGGGCTTTCCGATGTGA
- a CDS encoding cupin domain-containing protein, with the protein MSKLIQDIVPLGAGIGEFTKLEYGMDESDWRATVGKNNNYVIGWWEGKVGAVDFPATTADEAVWLVEGKIALTDANGGRKEFTAGQGYLLPAGFAGRWETLEDAKKFYVVLEQA; encoded by the coding sequence ATGAGCAAACTGATTCAGGACATCGTACCGCTGGGCGCTGGCATCGGCGAATTCACCAAGCTGGAATACGGCATGGACGAAAGCGACTGGCGCGCAACCGTCGGCAAGAACAACAACTACGTGATCGGCTGGTGGGAAGGCAAGGTCGGCGCGGTGGACTTCCCGGCCACGACCGCCGACGAGGCGGTATGGCTCGTGGAAGGCAAGATCGCCCTGACCGACGCGAACGGCGGCCGCAAGGAATTCACGGCAGGCCAGGGCTATCTCCTGCCCGCAGGCTTTGCGGGCCGCTGGGAAACCCTCGAGGACGCGAAGAAGTTCTACGTCGTGCTCGAACAGGCCTAA
- a CDS encoding helix-turn-helix transcriptional regulator gives MLLNVPPLNRDQPNFPLSFKTLGNVIEAVGTPDFVPRLTLLLHEVVPVNVVHIERSRADSTMPTGYRCEWIGSGGVGMDSGAISDVMTLYYDRFYESDPLFAGIRGKLGTMLVVRDIGAIPPGEFRQRLFDEARIAHECVLARGTRHAQDSIALERGLREPPFTLVEMNRFRSVSEFLFPLLELHASTSAARRIAHAAPFMHPLAQFDARIKADSVRLSKREYETCAHLITGKTVPEAAQILGVQVATAESYVKRAFAKLGVRTKRELIAWGHAAV, from the coding sequence ATGCTGCTCAACGTCCCCCCGCTGAACCGCGATCAACCGAACTTTCCGCTCTCGTTCAAGACCCTCGGCAATGTGATCGAGGCCGTCGGCACGCCCGATTTCGTGCCGCGCCTCACGCTGCTGCTCCACGAGGTCGTGCCCGTCAATGTCGTGCATATCGAGCGTTCGCGCGCGGACAGCACGATGCCAACCGGCTATCGCTGCGAATGGATCGGCAGTGGCGGGGTCGGAATGGATTCGGGCGCGATTTCGGACGTGATGACGCTCTATTACGACCGCTTCTACGAAAGCGATCCGCTTTTCGCCGGTATTCGCGGCAAGCTCGGCACGATGCTGGTCGTGCGCGACATCGGCGCGATCCCGCCGGGCGAGTTCCGCCAGCGGCTCTTCGACGAGGCGCGGATTGCCCACGAATGTGTCCTCGCACGCGGCACGCGCCACGCGCAGGACTCCATCGCGCTCGAACGCGGGCTGCGCGAACCGCCGTTTACGCTCGTGGAAATGAACCGTTTTCGCAGCGTGAGTGAGTTTCTGTTTCCGCTGCTCGAACTGCACGCCTCCACGAGCGCCGCCCGGCGCATTGCCCATGCGGCGCCGTTCATGCATCCGCTCGCGCAGTTCGACGCGCGCATCAAGGCAGACAGCGTGCGCCTCTCCAAACGCGAATACGAAACCTGTGCGCACCTCATCACGGGCAAGACCGTGCCCGAAGCCGCACAGATCCTGGGCGTTCAGGTCGCCACCGCCGAGTCGTACGTGAAGCGCGCGTTCGCGAAACTGGGCGTGCGCACGAAGCGCGAGTTGATCGCCTGGGGCCACGCCGCGGTTTAG
- the speB gene encoding agmatinase encodes MERQFNQPQGGNEMPRFGGIATMMRLPQAETTEGLDVCFVGVPLDIGTSNRSGTRFGPRQIRSESVLLRPYNMATRAAPFDSLQVADIGDVATNPYDLKDSIRLIEAAYDRIVETGCRPITLGGDHTIAWPILRALHKKYGKVAVVHIDAHADVNDTMFGEKIAHGTPFRRAVEDGLLQCDKVTQIGLRGTGYHAEDFDWCRKQGFTVVQAEACWNRSLAPLMEEVRARVGDTPVYLSFDIDGLDPAFAPGTGTPEVGGLTVHQGLEIVRGMKGLNVVGADLVEVSPPYDQAGTTALVGANLAYEMLCIMPGVAYR; translated from the coding sequence ATGGAGCGCCAGTTCAACCAGCCGCAGGGCGGCAACGAGATGCCGCGGTTCGGCGGCATCGCCACGATGATGCGCCTGCCGCAGGCCGAGACCACAGAGGGCCTCGATGTCTGCTTCGTGGGCGTGCCGCTAGATATCGGCACCTCGAACCGCTCGGGCACGCGCTTCGGGCCGCGCCAGATCCGCTCGGAATCGGTGCTGCTGCGGCCGTACAACATGGCCACGCGCGCGGCGCCATTCGATTCGCTGCAGGTGGCCGATATCGGTGACGTGGCAACGAACCCGTACGACCTGAAGGATTCGATTCGTCTGATCGAAGCCGCGTACGACCGCATCGTCGAGACAGGCTGCCGCCCGATCACGCTCGGCGGCGATCACACGATCGCATGGCCGATCCTGCGCGCGCTGCACAAGAAGTACGGCAAGGTTGCCGTCGTTCATATCGACGCTCACGCCGACGTGAACGACACCATGTTCGGCGAAAAGATCGCGCACGGCACACCGTTTCGCCGCGCCGTTGAAGATGGCCTCCTGCAATGCGACAAGGTCACGCAAATCGGGCTGCGCGGCACGGGCTATCACGCAGAAGATTTCGACTGGTGCCGCAAGCAGGGCTTTACCGTCGTGCAAGCCGAAGCCTGCTGGAACCGCTCGCTTGCGCCGCTCATGGAAGAAGTGCGCGCGCGCGTGGGCGACACGCCCGTGTACCTGAGCTTCGATATCGACGGACTCGATCCCGCCTTCGCGCCCGGCACCGGCACGCCCGAGGTGGGCGGACTCACCGTGCATCAGGGCCTCGAGATCGTGCGCGGCATGAAGGGGCTCAACGTGGTAGGCGCCGATCTCGTCGAAGTCTCGCCGCCGTACGACCAGGCCGGCACGACCGCGCTCGTGGGCGCGAATCTCGCCTACGAAATGCTTTGCATCATGCCCGGTGTGGCTTACCGCTAG
- a CDS encoding aldehyde dehydrogenase family protein — translation MGTNIERQIDGEAFVLPAAIIAGATFCAVDSEVCSRICNAATGETIGWQEHATAEMVDRAVHAAHDALIAWRHTTPAARGKLLRKIAELLDADRARLCAMQMQVSGKPPFEADLDVSDAIATFNYYGGLCEDASVFAAEAVALPDDALLAERMHEPVGVAALIVPWNFPMVTTAWKLAPALAAGCTVVIKPSELTSPTEHMLAAIVSEAGVPDGVVNVVNGGGEVGAWLTTHPLVDKISFTGSTASGRKVMQAAAQDMKRLTLELGGKSALIVREDADVVQAVSLAVGGAFANAGQMCSATARILVHDNVYRKFMAAFETAVRAVVVTPPQGAEGADAAMGPLISAAQHARVAALVEAGVEAGAQIAFAGQLDPACADGFFMAPVVIAEPAADNVLWTDEIFGPVACVKSFRSDDEAIALANDTRYGLVATVVTGDEKAARRYKAQLRAGLVWVNTPQLIFPQVCWGGFGLSGIGRELGVAGLRSYQELRHTVGLRA, via the coding sequence ATGGGTACGAATATCGAACGGCAGATAGACGGCGAGGCGTTTGTGCTGCCCGCCGCAATCATTGCGGGCGCAACCTTCTGCGCGGTGGACAGCGAAGTGTGCTCGCGCATCTGCAACGCGGCCACGGGCGAAACAATCGGCTGGCAGGAGCACGCGACGGCCGAGATGGTCGATCGCGCCGTGCACGCCGCGCACGATGCGCTCATTGCCTGGCGCCACACGACGCCCGCCGCGCGCGGCAAGCTGCTGCGCAAGATAGCCGAACTGCTGGACGCCGACCGCGCACGCCTCTGCGCCATGCAGATGCAGGTGAGCGGCAAGCCGCCGTTCGAAGCGGACCTCGACGTGAGCGACGCCATCGCGACATTCAACTACTACGGGGGCCTGTGCGAAGACGCGTCGGTATTCGCTGCCGAAGCCGTCGCGCTGCCGGACGATGCGCTATTGGCTGAACGCATGCACGAACCGGTCGGCGTCGCGGCGCTGATCGTGCCGTGGAATTTTCCGATGGTCACGACCGCATGGAAACTCGCGCCGGCGCTGGCCGCGGGCTGCACCGTCGTCATCAAGCCTTCGGAACTCACCTCGCCCACCGAGCATATGCTCGCCGCGATCGTCAGCGAAGCGGGCGTGCCCGATGGGGTCGTGAACGTGGTCAATGGCGGCGGCGAAGTCGGCGCATGGCTGACGACGCATCCGCTCGTCGACAAGATTTCGTTCACCGGCAGCACGGCCTCGGGCCGCAAGGTCATGCAGGCCGCCGCGCAGGACATGAAGCGCCTCACGCTCGAACTGGGCGGCAAGTCCGCGCTGATCGTGCGCGAAGACGCCGACGTGGTGCAAGCCGTCTCGCTCGCGGTGGGTGGCGCGTTTGCCAACGCAGGGCAGATGTGCTCGGCAACGGCGCGCATACTCGTGCACGACAATGTGTATCGCAAGTTCATGGCGGCCTTCGAGACTGCGGTGCGTGCCGTTGTCGTCACGCCGCCGCAGGGTGCCGAGGGTGCGGATGCGGCGATGGGGCCGCTCATCAGCGCCGCGCAACACGCGCGCGTGGCAGCGCTCGTGGAGGCAGGCGTCGAAGCGGGCGCACAGATCGCGTTCGCGGGCCAGCTCGATCCCGCGTGCGCCGACGGCTTCTTCATGGCGCCGGTCGTCATTGCGGAACCCGCGGCGGACAACGTGCTGTGGACCGACGAGATCTTCGGCCCGGTCGCCTGCGTGAAATCATTCCGTTCGGATGACGAAGCAATTGCCCTCGCCAACGATACGCGCTACGGACTAGTCGCCACGGTCGTGACGGGCGACGAAAAGGCCGCGCGACGCTACAAGGCACAGCTTCGCGCAGGGCTCGTCTGGGTCAACACTCCGCAACTGATCTTTCCGCAGGTGTGCTGGGGCGGCTTCGGCCTGAGCGGCATTGGGCGCGAGCTGGGCGTCGCGGGTTTGCGCAGCTACCAGGAATTGCGGCACACGGTCGGCCTGCGCGCCTGA
- a CDS encoding DUF2946 domain-containing protein, whose product MRRLHLRLGSLLGTLALLMATLAPVVSHLLAAQAMQMASGTVERAPCGMPSMERHVHGASGAALTHATPGDMQDCGYCSFFAHLPVVSGVPVALFVVGQLVQARIEAQFESVRLAAPASHIQARAPPLS is encoded by the coding sequence GTGCGCCGACTCCATCTCAGGCTGGGCAGTCTACTGGGGACGCTTGCGCTCCTCATGGCGACGCTCGCGCCTGTGGTTTCGCACCTGCTTGCCGCCCAGGCCATGCAGATGGCGTCAGGCACGGTGGAACGCGCGCCCTGCGGCATGCCGTCGATGGAGCGCCACGTTCACGGCGCGAGTGGCGCGGCGCTCACGCACGCAACGCCGGGCGACATGCAAGACTGCGGCTATTGCAGCTTCTTCGCGCACCTGCCCGTCGTGTCCGGCGTACCTGTCGCACTCTTTGTCGTCGGCCAACTCGTGCAGGCGCGCATCGAGGCGCAGTTCGAAAGCGTTCGCCTCGCCGCGCCCGCGAGCCACATCCAGGCACGCGCCCCACCCCTGTCCTGA